One region of Cystobacter ferrugineus genomic DNA includes:
- a CDS encoding ankyrin repeat domain-containing protein, whose protein sequence is MHPGSRVWRLVLPLSLSLVGCRNPVEREIDNGDEAKLVQALASPEGQEKLATRGDQWLLRAVQAGQAESVEALLSAGAARREVGLDGRALLSQAMAIEDPRAAAAVLRVLVRHGARPTSLDAQGRTALHEALELRRARVVSELLELAPDLEDFDARPERLLVRAAQLGDAESVQVLVRAGIALEDPALLSSSLPPEILRALRAAHLHFLLERAAEKGEGAVIKELVSGTAPEVWNALRISPAHLAVLTNDRKRLAAVLKEDPGLRDAVDDRGLGLLHSAALTAEPRMATALVKAGVDLEARTPMSRTPLMLAAQKGRVEMVRELISQGAEVNTEGAAGHCALSLAARGGHAATVDALVSSGALLVRERFIARATSEPMKEALTRAHERFLLRWASETGQRAEEVRLRREGVSFSQWEGAFDHTPYVRAILTEDLPALEALAARNPSDFKHLLGQREARTLLHWAALGGAEKSAAWLLDRGAVLEAEEPARASSRGGTPLRMALEEGHLGVAALFIERGAVWGQGELAGVASPERERLIARARTNGELRAALREGRLEVLPGLLEAGASVDAAAELLPPSALAWRVLRGEGLAALTRRELNARPADAAGRSALHYAAAAGNVAAVEKLLSLGLPVSAKDRTGITPLGYAARRGDVPTLRRLLEARASALEPARPGVPALDFVLCESHPEAALLLLERAGVSPSNAACWPKALLHVLSRGEERDALALLGHWKPTGEDFSSELALAAAAGGRTQVVRWLFENLEPLAQDWRQALLWKAAEAGARDTVALLIDRGPPGEARALLQESARIALVAGRPAVAMLAVDRGAEPLTLSAEREPRRLVGATPEHPRAVSLAGLALALGDRTFLEHLERRRPEVWKQLQEDLDYFPLAVRGGQIALVRRYVETGANLLGEDVTGAPLLGTAGTEEVAAWLFEHGAILEPPPPLGEPTVPVVEPDPPFTVAVSRGHFDVARFFLSRGATARVAPVLAFLEARLNAGEPLEELGANMLQALGELLQQPSWTAAQRVEVVEQLARRFCGTPALLESALSGLSAREVAERTGPALVQLTRCADPRTLEVLVRRGANPHAVDGEGLDVLAHALRAGNVPAARMLLSLGVKPLASVGDPFAPVRLAVDMKLDGLARELLERGLEERELEGPPLDAALLLALRTHAWTLAARLLSQGASLREASEEGPTALVLALSEGGPWVVELFLAMGATDPSGEALAVLLGQGQEEAARRLLHEGRVPPDIAFERLSAALAAGMEAGPSTLLHDWAMSKWSTLSRENLEWLLRLAVSQDDEELSAVLLERGRLDVRLADGEGMTLLHRAAARAGARLVEYLVGHGAPLDAETRECVRPLDLARGREDREGRKVARVLEERGATPGRCRGPG, encoded by the coding sequence ATGCATCCTGGCTCGCGCGTCTGGCGGCTCGTGCTTCCCCTGTCCCTGTCCCTCGTCGGATGCCGCAACCCGGTCGAGCGGGAGATCGACAATGGGGACGAGGCGAAGCTCGTCCAGGCGCTCGCGTCACCGGAGGGGCAGGAGAAGCTGGCCACCCGGGGGGATCAGTGGTTGCTGCGCGCCGTGCAGGCGGGGCAGGCCGAGTCCGTGGAGGCGCTGCTGAGCGCCGGGGCCGCGCGCCGCGAGGTGGGCCTGGACGGGCGGGCGCTGCTGTCCCAGGCGATGGCCATCGAGGATCCCCGGGCCGCCGCCGCGGTCCTGCGCGTGCTGGTGCGGCATGGCGCGAGGCCCACGAGCCTGGATGCCCAGGGCCGCACCGCCCTGCACGAGGCCCTGGAGCTGCGCCGCGCGCGCGTGGTGAGCGAGCTGCTGGAACTGGCTCCCGACCTCGAGGACTTCGACGCGCGGCCGGAGCGGCTGCTCGTGCGGGCCGCCCAGTTGGGAGATGCCGAGAGCGTCCAGGTGCTCGTGCGCGCGGGGATTGCGCTGGAGGATCCGGCCCTGCTGTCCTCCTCGCTGCCCCCGGAGATCCTCCGGGCGTTGCGCGCGGCCCACCTGCACTTCCTCCTGGAGCGCGCCGCCGAGAAGGGGGAGGGAGCCGTCATCAAGGAGCTGGTCTCCGGCACCGCTCCCGAGGTGTGGAACGCGCTGCGCATCAGCCCCGCCCACCTGGCGGTGCTGACCAATGATCGCAAGCGGCTCGCGGCGGTGCTCAAGGAGGACCCGGGGCTGAGGGACGCCGTGGATGACCGGGGCCTGGGGCTCCTGCACTCCGCGGCCCTCACCGCCGAGCCCCGGATGGCCACCGCGCTGGTCAAGGCGGGGGTGGACCTGGAGGCCCGCACGCCGATGAGCCGCACTCCGCTCATGCTGGCCGCCCAGAAGGGCCGCGTGGAGATGGTGCGGGAGTTGATCAGCCAGGGCGCGGAGGTGAACACCGAGGGCGCGGCGGGCCATTGCGCCCTCTCGCTGGCGGCGCGCGGAGGGCATGCCGCCACGGTGGACGCGCTCGTGTCCTCGGGCGCGCTGCTCGTGCGCGAGCGCTTCATCGCGCGCGCCACCTCCGAGCCCATGAAGGAGGCCCTGACGCGGGCGCACGAGCGCTTCCTCTTGCGGTGGGCCTCGGAGACCGGGCAGCGCGCGGAGGAGGTCCGCCTGCGGCGCGAGGGGGTGTCCTTCTCCCAGTGGGAGGGGGCGTTCGACCATACCCCCTACGTGCGCGCCATCCTGACGGAGGACCTTCCCGCGCTCGAGGCGCTGGCGGCGCGGAACCCGTCGGACTTCAAGCACCTGCTCGGCCAGCGTGAGGCCCGCACGCTGCTGCACTGGGCGGCGCTCGGGGGCGCGGAGAAGAGCGCGGCGTGGTTGTTGGACCGGGGGGCGGTGCTGGAGGCGGAGGAGCCGGCGCGCGCGTCGTCCCGGGGGGGCACCCCGCTGCGGATGGCGCTCGAGGAGGGCCACCTCGGGGTGGCCGCGTTGTTCATCGAGCGCGGCGCGGTGTGGGGACAGGGTGAGCTGGCGGGAGTGGCCTCGCCGGAGCGGGAGCGGCTGATCGCCCGGGCCCGGACGAATGGCGAGCTGCGCGCCGCGCTGCGGGAGGGACGGCTCGAGGTGCTGCCCGGGTTGCTTGAGGCGGGCGCGAGCGTGGACGCCGCGGCGGAGCTGCTCCCTCCCTCGGCGCTCGCGTGGCGCGTGCTGCGGGGAGAGGGGCTCGCGGCCCTCACCCGGCGGGAGCTGAACGCGCGGCCGGCCGACGCGGCGGGCCGCTCGGCGCTGCATTACGCCGCGGCGGCGGGCAACGTCGCGGCGGTGGAGAAGCTGCTGTCGCTCGGGCTTCCGGTGAGCGCGAAGGACAGGACGGGCATCACTCCCCTGGGCTACGCGGCGCGGCGCGGCGATGTGCCCACGCTGCGCCGGCTCCTGGAGGCGAGGGCCTCCGCGCTGGAGCCCGCGCGGCCGGGTGTGCCCGCGCTCGACTTCGTCCTCTGCGAGTCCCATCCGGAGGCGGCCCTGTTGCTGCTGGAGCGGGCGGGAGTGTCCCCCTCGAACGCCGCGTGCTGGCCGAAGGCGCTGCTGCACGTGCTCTCCCGGGGCGAGGAGCGGGATGCGCTCGCCCTGCTGGGCCACTGGAAGCCCACCGGGGAGGACTTCTCCTCCGAGCTGGCCCTGGCGGCGGCCGCGGGGGGCCGCACGCAGGTGGTGCGCTGGTTGTTCGAGAACCTGGAGCCGCTCGCCCAGGACTGGCGGCAGGCCCTGCTGTGGAAGGCCGCCGAGGCGGGGGCACGGGACACGGTGGCGCTGTTGATCGACCGCGGCCCGCCGGGCGAGGCGCGAGCGCTGCTGCAGGAGAGCGCGCGCATCGCCCTGGTCGCGGGGCGGCCCGCGGTGGCGATGCTCGCGGTGGATCGGGGCGCGGAGCCGTTGACCCTGTCGGCGGAGAGAGAACCGCGCAGGCTCGTGGGGGCGACGCCGGAGCACCCCCGGGCCGTGTCGCTCGCGGGCCTGGCGCTGGCGCTGGGCGATCGGACGTTCCTCGAGCACCTGGAGCGCCGGCGGCCCGAGGTGTGGAAGCAGCTCCAGGAGGACCTGGACTACTTCCCGCTGGCGGTGCGGGGAGGGCAGATCGCGCTCGTGCGGCGCTACGTGGAGACGGGGGCGAACCTGCTGGGCGAGGACGTCACCGGCGCGCCGCTGCTGGGGACGGCGGGCACCGAGGAGGTGGCGGCCTGGCTCTTCGAGCACGGCGCCATCCTGGAGCCGCCTCCGCCGCTCGGGGAGCCCACGGTGCCGGTGGTGGAGCCGGATCCGCCCTTCACCGTGGCCGTCTCCCGGGGACACTTCGACGTGGCCCGGTTCTTCCTGTCGCGCGGCGCCACGGCGCGTGTGGCCCCGGTGCTCGCGTTCCTCGAGGCGCGTTTGAACGCCGGCGAGCCCCTGGAGGAGCTGGGCGCCAACATGCTCCAGGCCCTGGGGGAGCTGCTCCAGCAGCCGTCATGGACGGCGGCGCAGCGGGTGGAGGTGGTGGAGCAGCTCGCCCGGCGCTTCTGCGGCACGCCCGCGCTGCTGGAGTCCGCCCTGTCCGGGCTGTCCGCCCGGGAGGTGGCGGAGCGGACCGGGCCCGCGCTCGTCCAGCTCACGCGGTGCGCGGACCCCCGGACGCTCGAGGTGCTGGTGCGGCGGGGCGCGAACCCGCACGCCGTGGATGGCGAGGGGCTGGACGTGCTCGCGCATGCGCTCCGAGCGGGGAACGTGCCCGCGGCGCGGATGCTGTTGTCGCTCGGGGTGAAGCCCCTGGCCTCGGTGGGAGACCCCTTCGCCCCGGTGCGGCTCGCCGTGGACATGAAGCTGGACGGGCTGGCGCGGGAGCTGCTCGAGCGGGGGTTGGAGGAGCGCGAGCTGGAGGGGCCTCCGCTCGACGCGGCGCTGTTGCTGGCGCTGCGGACCCACGCCTGGACGTTGGCGGCGCGGCTGTTGTCGCAAGGGGCGAGCCTCCGCGAGGCGAGTGAGGAGGGGCCCACGGCGCTCGTCCTGGCGTTGAGCGAGGGCGGGCCCTGGGTGGTGGAGCTGTTCCTGGCGATGGGGGCGACGGATCCCTCGGGCGAGGCGCTCGCGGTGTTGCTGGGCCAGGGACAGGAGGAGGCGGCCCGGCGGCTGCTGCACGAGGGGCGCGTGCCACCGGACATCGCGTTCGAGCGGCTGTCGGCGGCGCTCGCCGCGGGGATGGAGGCGGGGCCCTCCACGCTCTTGCACGACTGGGCGATGAGCAAGTGGAGCACGCTCTCGCGCGAGAACCTCGAGTGGCTGCTGCGGCTGGCGGTGAGCCAGGATGACGAGGAGTTGTCGGCGGTCCTGTTGGAGCGGGGGCGGCTGGACGTGCGGCTCGCGGATGGCGAGGGGATGACGCTGCTGCATCGCGCGGCCGCGCGGGCGGGAGCGAGGCTGGTGGAGTACCTGGTGGGGCATGGCGCGCCGCTGGATGCGGAGACCCGGGAGTGCGTGCGTCCGTTGGACCTGGCGCGAGGGCGCGAGGACCGAGAGGGGCGCAAGGTGGCGAGAGTGCTCGAGGAGCGGGGCGCGACGCCCGGCCGGTGCCGGGGCCCGGGTTAG
- a CDS encoding Ig-like domain-containing protein — MGLSGARDMLRAVSAPGSEHSAAEVSIVWPEDGAVLGGDVNVFVPARDERRIARVDVLLDDTLLIGSLPGGVYSLNWNTRGIAWGEHTLKARAYDTSGRTSTSAPVKVTVGAPLAVTVSSSGSGSTLSLSATVEHARGGAWVQFLTEDHYLCEAHEPPYTCDVSAGSALDGFLEVRAEVYDDAGNHALSEWVRIPLEGERTASTVGLTLPTGRVTVR, encoded by the coding sequence ATGGGACTCTCCGGAGCGAGGGACATGCTCCGGGCCGTGTCCGCTCCGGGCTCCGAGCACTCCGCCGCCGAGGTGAGCATCGTCTGGCCGGAAGACGGGGCGGTGCTCGGCGGAGACGTCAACGTCTTCGTCCCCGCCCGGGACGAGCGCCGCATCGCCCGGGTGGACGTGCTGCTCGATGACACACTTCTCATCGGCTCGTTGCCAGGGGGCGTCTACTCGCTCAACTGGAACACCCGGGGCATCGCCTGGGGCGAGCACACGCTGAAGGCCCGGGCGTATGACACCTCGGGCCGCACGAGCACCTCGGCGCCGGTGAAGGTGACCGTGGGCGCGCCGCTCGCGGTGACCGTGTCCTCGTCCGGGTCGGGGTCCACGCTGTCGCTCTCGGCCACCGTCGAGCACGCCCGGGGAGGCGCCTGGGTGCAGTTCCTCACCGAGGATCACTACCTCTGCGAGGCGCACGAGCCCCCCTACACCTGTGACGTGTCCGCGGGGTCTGCGCTGGACGGGTTCCTGGAGGTTCGCGCCGAGGTCTATGACGACGCGGGCAACCATGCCCTCTCCGAGTGGGTGCGCATTCCCCTGGAAGGCGAGCGCACCGCGTCCACCGTCGGCCTCACCCTGCCCACCGGGCGCGTCACCGTGCGGTGA
- a CDS encoding SDR family NAD(P)-dependent oxidoreductase, whose product MADLILTGASRGIGHALALALAARGERLVLVARDRTRLDSLVTRIERQGGHALAVPGDLSSLKGARRLGERLVEVAAPGATLVHNAGLWPSTRELTPEGLETAFVVNHLAPLVMQRSLLEAGRLRRVMGVSAGLIIKGRFDAARTPTGEDFSSLRTYCTTKLCFALALRDVAAAHPELDVVVLHPGVVRTDLGAREGPLGWLLSLVKRGWEAPEVCAARLARLLARERWSPAGEARWLVEEDERPWPAAAEDEATRRAVRDTTARLLG is encoded by the coding sequence ATGGCGGATCTGATCCTCACTGGGGCCTCCCGCGGCATCGGCCACGCCCTGGCCCTCGCGCTCGCCGCGCGAGGAGAGCGCCTCGTCCTCGTCGCCCGGGACAGGACCCGGCTCGATTCCCTCGTCACCCGCATCGAGCGGCAGGGGGGACACGCCCTCGCGGTGCCGGGGGACCTGTCGTCGCTCAAGGGGGCGAGGCGGCTGGGTGAGCGGCTCGTCGAGGTGGCCGCTCCGGGCGCGACGCTCGTGCACAACGCCGGGCTGTGGCCGTCCACGCGGGAGCTGACGCCCGAGGGTCTGGAGACGGCCTTCGTCGTCAACCACCTGGCGCCCCTGGTGATGCAGCGCTCGCTCCTGGAGGCCGGGCGCCTGCGCCGCGTCATGGGGGTGAGCGCCGGGTTGATCATCAAGGGGCGCTTCGACGCCGCCCGCACGCCCACCGGAGAGGACTTCTCCAGCCTCCGCACCTACTGCACCACCAAGCTGTGCTTCGCGCTCGCCCTGCGCGACGTCGCGGCCGCCCACCCGGAACTGGACGTGGTCGTGCTGCACCCCGGCGTGGTGCGCACGGACCTCGGGGCGCGGGAGGGGCCGTTGGGGTGGCTCCTGTCGCTCGTGAAGCGGGGCTGGGAGGCGCCCGAGGTGTGTGCGGCGCGCCTGGCGCGCCTGCTCGCGCGCGAGCGTTGGTCTCCCGCGGGGGAGGCCCGCTGGCTCGTCGAGGAGGACGAGCGGCCCTGGCCCGCCGCCGCCGAGGACGAGGCGACGCGCCGCGCCGTGCGGGACACCACCGCGCGGCTCCTGGGCTGA
- a CDS encoding ATPase domain-containing protein produces MSGPAEPFTIPRLETGIPNLDAIFHGGLPKGVISVIAGPPGSGKTTLTHQICFHHAAQGGRVLYFNTLSEPTAKTLLYLRPFAFFDPALLEERIRFIDLGQSLRTKGLEPTINLLIEQLKLFKPTMVVIDSFKVFDDLAQSAEELRKFTYELTVRLMAWECTTFLLGEYNSEKFEHPAYSAIDGIITVKQHQLSGEQQRLLQVVKMRGTSHSHDEHPFVITTAGVEVYAPSITLRRAHRSAASPGGVRRMKTGISKLDALLGEGIPLGSSIIVSGVAGTGKTMLGLEFVYRGAREQNQKGLYFSFEETAERLRDTARGLGWELDREIERGMVQILFIPQPDILVDRDILELQHHVEEFGAQRVVLDSMSVFLHKIDDKRITRDKVFWLANIIQNQNAVGFFTNDVPAGTQQHSRFGVEETVMDGLLLLWSEAQGLERHRYIEVNKLRNTAHASGRHSIIIGPGGMQVFPRLDEVPRLDPPVPFSPRYDRVSTGVPPLDELLGGGLLEGSVTLLSGSPGTGKSTLGIQFVLEAARHQERALYITLEEGPHQLILSAESLGLPLREAVQDGRVEILYLPREHLHASRFLSMVEQKIHDLRPTRLVLDSASDIEVLGFISEELRRLLYGLVLRLRTLGVTSLFTVEARSLFIADTISERGLSPLADNILMLRYLQDEGGLMPVLTVVKTRSSAHVRSSHRILIEQGGFTLGGQIEAPVPYSGQKKRKRPLGIKWRRHK; encoded by the coding sequence ATGAGCGGGCCAGCTGAACCCTTTACGATTCCCCGGCTGGAGACGGGCATTCCCAACCTGGACGCCATCTTCCACGGCGGCCTGCCCAAGGGAGTCATCTCCGTCATCGCCGGCCCCCCGGGCTCGGGCAAGACCACCCTCACCCATCAGATCTGCTTCCACCACGCCGCCCAGGGCGGCCGCGTGCTCTACTTCAACACCCTCTCCGAGCCCACCGCCAAGACGCTGCTCTACCTGCGGCCCTTCGCCTTCTTCGACCCGGCGCTGCTCGAGGAGCGCATCCGCTTCATCGACCTCGGCCAGAGCCTGCGCACCAAGGGGCTCGAACCGACGATCAACCTGCTCATCGAGCAGCTCAAGCTGTTCAAGCCCACCATGGTGGTCATCGACAGCTTCAAGGTCTTCGATGACCTCGCCCAGTCGGCCGAGGAGCTGCGCAAGTTCACCTACGAGCTCACCGTGCGGCTGATGGCCTGGGAGTGCACCACCTTCCTGCTCGGGGAGTACAACTCCGAGAAGTTCGAGCATCCGGCCTACTCCGCCATCGACGGCATCATCACCGTCAAGCAGCACCAGCTCTCCGGCGAGCAGCAGCGGCTGCTGCAAGTCGTCAAGATGCGCGGCACCTCGCACAGCCACGACGAGCACCCGTTCGTCATCACCACGGCCGGCGTCGAGGTGTACGCCCCGAGCATCACCCTGCGGCGCGCGCACCGCTCCGCGGCGAGCCCGGGGGGCGTGCGCCGGATGAAGACCGGCATCTCCAAGCTCGATGCGCTCCTGGGCGAGGGCATCCCGCTGGGCTCGAGCATCATCGTGTCGGGCGTGGCGGGCACCGGCAAGACGATGCTGGGGCTGGAGTTCGTCTACCGGGGCGCCCGGGAGCAGAACCAGAAGGGCCTGTATTTCTCCTTCGAGGAGACCGCGGAGCGCCTGCGCGACACCGCCCGGGGGCTGGGCTGGGAGCTGGACCGGGAGATCGAGCGGGGCATGGTGCAGATCCTCTTCATCCCCCAGCCCGACATCCTCGTGGACCGGGACATCCTCGAGCTGCAGCACCACGTGGAGGAGTTCGGGGCCCAGCGCGTGGTGCTCGACTCGATGTCCGTCTTCCTCCACAAGATCGACGACAAGCGCATCACCCGGGACAAGGTGTTCTGGTTGGCCAACATCATCCAGAACCAGAACGCGGTGGGCTTCTTCACCAACGACGTCCCCGCGGGGACGCAGCAGCACAGCCGCTTCGGGGTGGAGGAGACCGTGATGGACGGACTCCTCCTCCTGTGGTCCGAGGCCCAGGGACTCGAGCGCCATCGCTATATCGAGGTGAACAAGCTGCGCAACACCGCTCACGCCTCCGGCCGGCACTCCATCATCATCGGCCCCGGGGGCATGCAGGTCTTCCCGCGCCTGGACGAAGTGCCCCGCCTGGATCCCCCCGTCCCCTTCTCGCCGCGGTACGATCGGGTGTCCACGGGGGTGCCGCCGCTCGACGAGCTGCTCGGCGGAGGACTGCTGGAGGGCAGCGTCACCCTCTTGTCCGGCAGCCCTGGCACCGGCAAGAGCACCCTCGGCATCCAGTTCGTGCTCGAGGCGGCCCGCCACCAGGAGCGCGCGCTCTACATCACCCTCGAGGAGGGCCCCCATCAGCTCATCCTGAGCGCCGAGTCCCTGGGGCTGCCGCTGCGCGAGGCCGTCCAGGACGGACGGGTGGAGATCCTCTACCTGCCGCGCGAGCACCTGCACGCCTCGCGATTCCTGAGCATGGTGGAGCAGAAGATCCATGACCTGCGGCCCACCCGGTTGGTGCTCGACAGCGCGAGCGACATCGAGGTGCTCGGGTTCATCTCCGAGGAGCTGCGGCGGCTGCTCTACGGGCTCGTGCTGCGCCTGCGCACGCTCGGGGTGACGAGCCTCTTCACCGTCGAGGCCCGCTCGCTCTTCATCGCCGACACCATCAGCGAGCGCGGCCTGTCGCCGCTGGCCGACAACATCCTCATGCTGCGCTACCTCCAGGATGAGGGAGGGCTCATGCCGGTGCTCACGGTGGTGAAGACCCGCAGCAGTGCCCATGTCCGTTCCAGCCACCGCATCCTCATCGAGCAGGGCGGCTTCACCCTGGGTGGCCAGATCGAGGCACCGGTCCCATATTCCGGGCAGAAGAAGAGGAAGCGGCCTCTGGGTATCAAGTGGAGACGCCACAAGTAG
- a CDS encoding GyrI-like domain-containing protein produces MNVREVSRGALTLVGIPVMAPFQELGQRVPSAWRELLEQVKDLPHRVDPEVFYGVFRDPEPSRDGASALYTYWVTTEVSALATRPPGLRVLNVPARRYAVVTCQGGPERIEASYLALDEWSSSKGFRPGPEALGLERYDTRRQRLTPPYESFDYDIYKPLE; encoded by the coding sequence ATGAACGTTCGTGAAGTGTCGCGTGGAGCGCTCACCCTGGTGGGCATTCCGGTCATGGCACCCTTCCAGGAACTGGGGCAGCGGGTGCCCTCCGCCTGGCGGGAGCTGCTCGAACAGGTGAAGGACCTGCCCCACCGGGTGGACCCGGAGGTGTTCTACGGCGTCTTCCGAGATCCGGAGCCCTCGCGCGACGGCGCGTCCGCCCTCTACACCTACTGGGTGACGACGGAGGTCTCCGCTCTCGCGACACGCCCTCCCGGACTGCGCGTCTTGAACGTCCCGGCCCGGCGCTACGCCGTCGTGACGTGCCAGGGCGGGCCGGAGCGCATCGAGGCGAGCTACCTCGCGCTCGACGAGTGGAGCTCCTCGAAGGGCTTCCGGCCCGGCCCCGAGGCGTTGGGACTCGAGCGGTACGACACGCGCCGGCAACGCCTGACGCCGCCCTACGAGTCCTTCGACTACGACATCTACAAGCCCCTGGAGTGA
- a CDS encoding LysR substrate-binding domain-containing protein, whose protein sequence is MSAGMGLTLLPRAVVEAAWRAGSVAVHALPTSRSRVTTVFIRRREGFTSRALLRFIDCAQRIHGGR, encoded by the coding sequence GTGAGCGCGGGCATGGGCCTCACGCTGCTGCCGCGCGCCGTGGTGGAGGCGGCCTGGCGCGCGGGCTCGGTCGCGGTGCATGCCCTGCCCACCTCGCGCTCGCGCGTCACCACCGTCTTCATCCGCCGGCGCGAGGGCTTCACCTCCCGGGCCCTCCTGCGCTTCATCGACTGCGCCCAGCGCATCCACGGGGGCCGCTGA